In Limosilactobacillus sp. WILCCON 0051, a single window of DNA contains:
- a CDS encoding ABC transporter substrate-binding protein, with product MKIKSKKTGIAVMMAAMTMMAAGCSATGSQKGNSASGNTIKIGVNMELSGAAAGYGQQEENGIKLAVHDINKNGGIKVNGKKMKVKIVTRDNKTSTSTAASVASQLTNKDKVVATVGPATTNAATAAIPNQTKAQVPLVSPTAADPSFTRTKKGGVQKYVFRAQAQNNYQGQVAANFANDHLKAKRVAILADNSSDYGTGLAKAFKKNFKGTIVSTQYFQEGDKDFSSLITAIKNKKIDAIYVPGYYSEVGVIIKEAREAGITAPIVGSGGMADPKLAKIAGDSNATNVYYTTPFSTITAAKNAEARKFMKEYKAKYGQTAPTYSALGYDATMMVANAIKKADSTNSNKITDALAKTKNMKGVTGTITVNKHHDPQMKMSVEQMTNGKVVAGYTVK from the coding sequence ATGAAGATTAAAAGCAAGAAAACAGGAATTGCCGTAATGATGGCAGCGATGACGATGATGGCAGCGGGCTGTTCCGCGACTGGCTCACAAAAAGGCAACTCGGCTTCGGGCAACACCATTAAGATTGGGGTCAACATGGAACTGTCTGGCGCGGCAGCTGGCTATGGTCAACAAGAAGAAAACGGGATCAAGCTTGCCGTTCATGACATCAATAAAAACGGCGGCATCAAGGTTAACGGCAAGAAGATGAAGGTCAAGATCGTTACTCGCGACAACAAGACCTCAACTTCCACGGCGGCTTCGGTTGCTTCACAGTTAACCAACAAGGACAAGGTTGTCGCTACGGTCGGTCCAGCAACGACCAACGCGGCTACGGCAGCCATTCCAAACCAGACTAAGGCGCAGGTGCCACTGGTTTCACCAACCGCGGCTGATCCAAGCTTTACGCGGACTAAGAAGGGCGGCGTTCAAAAGTACGTCTTCCGGGCCCAGGCACAAAACAACTATCAAGGTCAGGTGGCAGCCAACTTTGCCAACGATCATTTAAAGGCCAAGCGCGTTGCTATCTTGGCTGACAACTCCAGCGACTACGGAACGGGACTTGCCAAAGCCTTTAAGAAGAACTTCAAGGGTACGATCGTTTCAACGCAGTACTTCCAAGAAGGCGACAAGGACTTTAGCTCTTTGATCACGGCTATCAAGAACAAGAAGATTGATGCCATCTACGTTCCCGGCTACTACTCTGAAGTCGGCGTAATTATCAAGGAAGCGCGTGAAGCAGGCATTACGGCACCAATCGTTGGTTCTGGTGGGATGGCAGATCCAAAGCTTGCTAAGATTGCTGGCGATTCAAATGCAACCAACGTTTACTACACGACGCCATTCTCCACGATTACGGCGGCAAAGAACGCAGAAGCTCGCAAGTTTATGAAGGAATACAAGGCTAAGTACGGTCAGACGGCGCCAACCTACTCTGCATTAGGTTACGACGCGACGATGATGGTTGCCAACGCCATCAAGAAGGCTGACTCAACCAACTCCAACAAGATTACGGATGCCTTGGCCAAGACTAAGAACATGAAGGGTGTTACTGGTACGATCACGGTCAACAAGCACCACGATCCACAAATGAAGATGTCGGTTGAACAAATGACCAATGGCAAGGTTGTCGCCGGCTACACTGTTAAGTAA
- a CDS encoding branched-chain amino acid ABC transporter permease: MQIFMQQLINGLSLGSIYALLALGYTMIYGIVKIIHFAHGDVYMLGAFFGYYTINVWHFNFIMALFGSMIFCALVGMLIEFVAYRPLRHSSRIAVLITAIGVSYFLENGMSVLFSGDTRDFPQVIKQVNYEWFGIRVTNVQLLIFVTTIILMIVLQLIVKKTKMGRAMRAAAADPVAAELMGININGTISFVFAIGSAMAGAAGVLIGLYYNSIEPTMGMTPGIKAFVAAVVGGVGSIPGAAVGAVIIGCLESMMQAIGFSAFKDAAVYVVLIIVLLFLPAGLFGNKQPEKV; encoded by the coding sequence GTGCAAATCTTTATGCAGCAACTGATCAATGGTCTCTCGCTCGGCAGTATCTATGCGCTGTTGGCTCTGGGATACACGATGATCTACGGGATTGTCAAGATTATTCACTTCGCACATGGTGACGTCTACATGCTGGGGGCGTTCTTTGGCTACTATACGATCAACGTCTGGCATTTCAACTTTATCATGGCGCTGTTTGGCTCAATGATCTTCTGCGCTTTGGTGGGCATGCTGATCGAGTTTGTCGCATATCGGCCGCTGCGTCATTCATCACGGATTGCCGTTTTGATCACGGCAATTGGGGTGTCCTACTTTTTGGAAAACGGCATGTCGGTCCTTTTTTCAGGCGACACGCGCGATTTTCCTCAAGTCATCAAGCAGGTCAACTATGAATGGTTTGGCATTCGCGTAACCAACGTCCAGCTGCTGATCTTTGTCACGACAATTATCCTGATGATCGTTTTGCAGCTGATCGTCAAGAAAACCAAAATGGGACGGGCAATGCGGGCGGCCGCGGCTGATCCGGTGGCAGCGGAACTGATGGGGATCAACATCAATGGCACGATCTCATTTGTCTTTGCAATCGGTTCGGCAATGGCTGGGGCGGCTGGCGTCTTGATCGGGCTCTACTACAACTCGATTGAACCGACGATGGGGATGACGCCGGGGATCAAAGCCTTTGTTGCAGCCGTAGTTGGTGGCGTCGGCTCCATTCCAGGGGCGGCAGTCGGGGCCGTGATTATCGGCTGTCTGGAATCAATGATGCAGGCAATTGGCTTCTCGGCATTCAAGGATGCGGCCGTCTATGTCGTTTTGATTATCGTATTGCTGTTCTTGCCGGCAGGTCTGTTTGGCAATAAGCAGCCGGAAAAGGTTTAG
- a CDS encoding branched-chain amino acid ABC transporter permease: MKIRWQTIAIWIVCMAAGYGIIYAGEMTGVVDTFIENMLVMMGINIILAVSLNLIVGFSGQFSLGHAGFMAIGAYATGIMTQTESTFAGLIFSMVTGIALAIVIALIVGIPTLRLKGDYLAIATMGAAEIIRLTANNLKITNGPAGLYNIPQLVSWPIVYIMMCLTIIIVANFVHSKTGRAIRAVRNDELAATAMGINATKYKLMAFVMGGSLAAVGGSLYASYLQSIAPSNFNIMESVSILIIVVLGGIGSITGSVIAAIVLGAIDTILQNFGSLRMVIYAVMLIVIMIAKPSGLMGRRKFSIGKWLTKRAAKKQAAVTES; encoded by the coding sequence ATGAAAATACGTTGGCAGACCATTGCCATCTGGATCGTCTGTATGGCGGCCGGGTATGGCATCATCTATGCTGGTGAAATGACCGGCGTGGTGGATACGTTTATTGAAAACATGCTGGTGATGATGGGCATCAATATCATCCTGGCCGTCAGTCTGAACCTGATCGTGGGCTTTTCGGGACAGTTCTCACTGGGACATGCCGGGTTTATGGCAATTGGCGCCTACGCAACGGGGATCATGACCCAGACCGAATCAACTTTTGCCGGCCTGATTTTTTCAATGGTGACCGGGATCGCGCTTGCCATCGTGATTGCGCTGATCGTAGGTATCCCAACGTTACGGCTCAAAGGCGACTATTTGGCGATTGCTACGATGGGGGCAGCCGAGATTATTCGCCTGACTGCCAATAACTTAAAGATTACCAATGGCCCCGCTGGACTCTACAACATTCCGCAGCTCGTCAGCTGGCCGATCGTCTATATCATGATGTGTCTGACGATTATCATCGTGGCCAATTTCGTTCACAGTAAGACGGGACGGGCAATTCGCGCGGTTCGCAATGACGAGCTGGCAGCCACGGCCATGGGAATCAACGCTACCAAGTACAAGCTGATGGCCTTTGTGATGGGCGGATCATTGGCAGCGGTTGGCGGTTCGCTTTACGCCTCATACCTGCAGAGTATTGCCCCTAGCAACTTCAACATCATGGAGTCAGTCTCAATTTTGATCATCGTCGTGCTGGGTGGGATCGGCAGCATTACTGGATCCGTAATTGCCGCCATCGTCTTAGGCGCGATCGATACGATTCTGCAAAACTTCGGCTCGCTGCGAATGGTGATCTACGCGGTCATGCTGATCGTCATTATGATTGCCAAGCCAAGCGGACTGATGGGGCGGCGCAAGTTTTCGATCGGCAAATGGCTGACTAAGCGCGCGGCCAAAAAGCAGGCGGCTGTTACTGAATCATAG
- a CDS encoding ABC transporter ATP-binding protein — MAEKLLTVRNVTRQFGGLTAVNDVSMTIYDNELVALIGPNGAGKTTLFNMLSGLLPATSGTIAIRHDGRFYKVSGKGATSVAQHGISRTFQNIRLFGDMTVRENIMAALNNQFKENFWSTIFHTPGYYRTEREMNDEAQKLIDRYHLTAVADSPANKLPYGMQRRVEIVRALATNPKIIFLDEPAAGMNPEETAELTKMIRQLRDENNLAVLLIEHDMSLVMSLAERIYVLDQGEVLASGTPKEVSQNPAVVKAYLGGDINAAG, encoded by the coding sequence ATGGCAGAAAAATTGTTAACCGTCCGCAACGTCACGCGGCAGTTTGGTGGGCTGACAGCGGTCAATGACGTTTCGATGACGATTTATGACAACGAGCTGGTCGCCTTGATTGGTCCCAATGGCGCGGGCAAAACGACCCTGTTCAACATGCTGAGCGGTCTTTTACCAGCCACCAGCGGCACGATCGCGATTCGTCATGATGGGCGCTTCTACAAGGTCAGCGGCAAGGGAGCCACCAGCGTTGCCCAGCACGGCATCTCGCGGACGTTTCAAAATATTCGGCTGTTTGGAGATATGACGGTGCGGGAAAACATCATGGCAGCTTTGAACAACCAATTTAAGGAAAATTTCTGGAGTACGATTTTTCATACGCCGGGCTATTATCGCACCGAGCGTGAGATGAACGATGAAGCCCAAAAACTGATTGATCGCTATCATTTGACGGCAGTTGCCGATAGTCCGGCCAATAAGCTGCCTTATGGGATGCAGCGGCGGGTCGAGATCGTGCGGGCCCTGGCAACCAACCCCAAGATTATCTTTTTGGATGAGCCGGCTGCTGGGATGAACCCTGAAGAAACCGCGGAACTGACTAAGATGATTCGTCAGCTGCGCGATGAGAATAATCTGGCCGTGCTTTTGATCGAACACGACATGTCATTGGTGATGAGTTTGGCTGAGCGCATCTACGTTCTGGATCAAGGCGAGGTTCTGGCCAGCGGTACGCCTAAAGAAGTCAGCCAGAATCCAGCCGTCGTTAAGGCATACCTGGGAGGTGACATCAATGCTGCAGGTTAA
- a CDS encoding ABC transporter ATP-binding protein — MLQVKDLSISYGAIQAVRHVEFEVKKGEIVTLIGANGAGKSTILKTISGIVKPQSGSIEYQNESLVGKKAPQIVAAGISQVPEGRHVFPAMTVMENLQLGSYLQKDRSQIEARLQEIYQMFPILKERQHQDAATLSGGEQQMLVMARAMMANPDLLLLDEPSMGLAPIYIQKVFDIIQKINAQGTTILLIEQNAHQALSIADRGYVIASGEIQLTGSGEKLLNDPQVKRAYLGESA, encoded by the coding sequence ATGCTGCAGGTTAAGGACTTAAGCATCAGCTATGGCGCGATTCAAGCCGTGCGTCACGTTGAGTTTGAAGTGAAAAAAGGCGAGATCGTAACTTTGATTGGGGCGAATGGTGCGGGCAAGTCAACGATCCTGAAAACCATTTCGGGAATCGTCAAGCCACAGTCTGGATCAATTGAATATCAAAATGAATCGCTGGTGGGCAAAAAAGCGCCTCAGATCGTGGCAGCCGGGATCTCTCAGGTTCCAGAAGGGCGGCATGTTTTTCCGGCCATGACCGTCATGGAGAACCTGCAGCTGGGATCTTATCTGCAAAAGGATCGCAGCCAGATTGAAGCCCGTCTGCAGGAAATCTACCAAATGTTTCCCATTTTAAAGGAACGCCAGCATCAAGACGCGGCGACGCTTTCCGGCGGTGAGCAGCAGATGTTGGTAATGGCGCGGGCAATGATGGCCAATCCAGACCTCTTGCTTTTGGACGAGCCATCAATGGGACTGGCGCCAATCTACATTCAAAAAGTTTTCGACATCATTCAAAAAATCAACGCGCAGGGGACCACGATTCTGCTGATCGAACAAAACGCGCATCAGGCCCTTTCAATTGCTGATCGGGGCTATGTGATTGCATCAGGTGAGATCCAGTTAACGGGCAGCGGTGAGAAACTGTTGAACGATCCTCAGGTTAAGCGGGCCTATCTTGGCGAATCGGCTTAA
- a CDS encoding formate--tetrahydrofolate ligase yields the protein MTDLEIANAAEMEPITKIAEKLGLSADEIEPYGKYKAKIDLPVKEAPDKKHKLILVTSINPTPAGEGKSTVLVGLGDALNLLGHQTVIAMREPSMGPVFGIKGGATGGGYSQVVPMEDINLHFTGDLHALTSANNTLAALIDNYIMRDNELNLDPRRIIWKRVADVNDRVLRHVVTGLGGVMQGVPRETGFDITAASELMAILCLSKDLADLKQRISKIVVGYTYDQKPVTVGELGFSDAITILLKDALKPNLVQTLAHTPAIVHGGPFANIAHGCNSVLATKTALQLADYTVTEAGFGADLGAEKFLDIKRPVLGKTPDALVIVATVRALEYNGGAALADLKDEQLPALKKGLANLNRHIKNMQRYGLPVVVAINHFTFDTEAEIKTIEDNCRELGVNVVLADAWAKGGEGTVDLAKEVVKLADQPSEFHELYSVEGDSIEDKVNTIAKTIYGAKDVEFSKKAQKQLKKFHEMGWENMPVCIAKTQYSFTDDQTELGAPTDFTFHIREFVPKLGAGFVVALSGSVMTMPGLGKKPAAVNMHIDGEGNITGLF from the coding sequence ATGACTGATCTAGAAATTGCCAACGCTGCCGAAATGGAACCTATTACCAAGATTGCTGAAAAACTGGGCTTAAGTGCCGATGAGATCGAACCATATGGCAAGTACAAGGCCAAGATCGATCTGCCGGTCAAAGAAGCCCCTGACAAAAAGCACAAGCTGATTCTGGTAACCTCAATCAACCCAACTCCTGCTGGTGAGGGTAAGTCAACGGTGCTGGTCGGCTTGGGGGATGCCCTGAACCTGCTGGGCCACCAAACCGTAATCGCAATGCGGGAACCATCCATGGGCCCAGTCTTTGGGATCAAAGGTGGCGCAACTGGCGGCGGCTACAGCCAAGTCGTGCCAATGGAAGACATCAACCTGCACTTTACGGGTGACCTGCATGCCTTGACCAGTGCCAACAACACGCTGGCAGCTTTGATCGATAACTACATCATGCGGGACAACGAACTGAACCTGGATCCACGCCGCATTATCTGGAAGCGGGTGGCTGACGTTAACGACCGGGTGCTGCGCCACGTGGTAACCGGTCTGGGCGGCGTAATGCAGGGGGTACCGCGTGAAACCGGCTTTGACATTACGGCAGCTTCTGAATTGATGGCAATCCTTTGTCTTTCTAAGGATCTGGCCGACTTGAAACAGCGGATTTCCAAGATCGTGGTGGGCTACACCTACGACCAAAAGCCAGTTACGGTTGGTGAGCTCGGCTTTAGCGATGCCATTACGATTCTGCTTAAGGATGCCTTAAAGCCAAACCTGGTTCAGACGCTGGCACACACGCCGGCCATCGTTCATGGGGGCCCATTTGCCAACATCGCTCACGGCTGCAACTCGGTTCTGGCTACCAAAACGGCTTTGCAGCTGGCAGACTACACGGTGACTGAGGCCGGGTTCGGTGCAGATCTGGGGGCTGAGAAGTTCTTGGACATCAAGCGGCCGGTATTGGGCAAAACGCCTGACGCGCTGGTAATCGTAGCTACGGTGCGGGCGCTGGAATACAACGGCGGTGCAGCGCTGGCTGATCTGAAAGATGAACAGCTGCCGGCACTGAAGAAGGGGCTGGCCAACCTGAACCGCCACATTAAGAACATGCAGCGCTATGGCCTGCCGGTTGTCGTGGCCATCAACCACTTTACCTTTGACACGGAAGCCGAGATCAAGACCATTGAAGACAACTGCCGCGAATTAGGCGTCAACGTGGTTCTGGCTGATGCCTGGGCTAAGGGCGGCGAAGGTACGGTTGATCTGGCTAAGGAAGTCGTTAAGCTGGCCGATCAGCCGAGTGAATTCCATGAGCTCTACAGTGTTGAAGGCGACTCGATTGAAGACAAGGTCAACACGATTGCCAAGACCATCTATGGGGCCAAGGACGTTGAATTCTCCAAGAAGGCTCAAAAACAGCTCAAGAAGTTCCATGAAATGGGCTGGGAAAACATGCCAGTTTGCATTGCCAAGACGCAGTACTCATTTACCGATGACCAAACGGAACTGGGAGCCCCAACCGACTTCACGTTCCACATTCGCGAATTCGTTCCTAAGCTGGGTGCGGGCTTTGTCGTAGCACTGTCCGGCAGCGTGATGACGATGCCTGGTCTGGGTAAGAAGCCGGCTGCCGTTAACATGCACATTGACGGTGAAGGCAACATTACCGGTTTATTCTAA
- the purE gene encoding 5-(carboxyamino)imidazole ribonucleotide mutase — translation MGSKSDWPTVKQACDILDQFGVKYDKQVISAHRMPNEMFDFAQHAAENGVKVIIACAGGAAHLPGMIAANTPLPVIGIPGQTKALGGMDSLLSIVQMPAGIPVATTAIGNAGAKNAALLAIQILGINDQTLQDKIVAFRKEMHDKAVASNAELD, via the coding sequence ATGGGCAGCAAGTCCGATTGGCCAACAGTTAAGCAAGCATGTGATATTTTGGATCAGTTTGGCGTCAAGTACGATAAGCAGGTTATCTCAGCGCACCGGATGCCAAATGAAATGTTCGATTTTGCCCAGCACGCGGCCGAAAATGGCGTTAAGGTCATTATTGCCTGTGCCGGCGGGGCCGCTCATCTGCCAGGAATGATCGCGGCCAATACGCCATTGCCGGTGATTGGGATTCCGGGGCAGACCAAGGCGTTGGGCGGCATGGACTCGCTGCTTTCCATCGTTCAGATGCCAGCGGGGATTCCGGTAGCCACGACGGCGATCGGCAATGCCGGGGCCAAGAACGCTGCCTTATTGGCCATTCAGATTTTAGGCATCAATGACCAAACGCTGCAGGACAAGATCGTGGCTTTCCGTAAAGAAATGCATGACAAGGCGGTGGCCAGCAATGCCGAACTTGACTAA
- the purK gene encoding 5-(carboxyamino)imidazole ribonucleotide synthase → MPNLTKHQEAYIEQGKTIGIIGGGQLGQMMAFSAKAAGMKVIILDPTPQCPAAQAADDQIVAPYADVAAIKELARRADVLTYEFENVDLQALKDVADQVAIPQGTNLLYTTKNRIREKTFLRDAGLQTAPFAAVKNRADLNAAVEKLGYPCVLKTCEGGYDGHGQMVLKSAQDLDDPITEEVLQYGDDILEGWVPFEKECSVMVARNTDGDIAVFPVSENIHAHEILHLSIVPARMPVEWQQRAQQMAEKIAEAIDLKGILGVEMFVGADGQLYVNELAPRPHNSGHYTIEACNFSQFAVHNRAICNWPLPKIKLMSPVVMVNVLGQHVAGTRRLIHEYPQWHFHDYGKAESRHNRKMGHVTILTDDIEATLKQIKDSHVWDDE, encoded by the coding sequence ATGCCGAACTTGACTAAGCATCAAGAAGCCTACATTGAACAAGGCAAGACCATTGGCATTATCGGTGGTGGTCAGCTGGGGCAGATGATGGCTTTTTCTGCCAAAGCAGCCGGGATGAAGGTTATTATTTTGGATCCTACGCCGCAGTGCCCAGCCGCTCAGGCAGCCGATGATCAGATCGTAGCACCCTATGCCGACGTGGCGGCGATCAAGGAACTGGCGCGGCGGGCTGACGTTTTGACCTATGAGTTTGAAAACGTTGATCTGCAGGCCTTAAAAGACGTTGCTGATCAGGTTGCCATTCCTCAAGGGACCAATCTTTTATACACGACCAAGAACCGGATTCGCGAAAAAACGTTTTTGCGCGACGCAGGCCTGCAGACGGCACCATTTGCAGCGGTCAAGAACCGGGCCGATCTGAATGCCGCGGTTGAAAAACTGGGCTATCCATGTGTTTTGAAGACCTGTGAAGGCGGGTACGATGGTCATGGCCAAATGGTTTTAAAAAGTGCTCAGGACCTGGATGACCCGATCACTGAAGAAGTGCTGCAGTACGGTGATGACATCTTGGAAGGCTGGGTGCCGTTTGAAAAGGAATGCTCGGTCATGGTAGCCCGCAATACTGATGGCGACATTGCCGTCTTTCCAGTCAGCGAAAACATTCATGCCCATGAAATCCTGCATCTGAGCATCGTGCCAGCCCGGATGCCGGTTGAATGGCAGCAGCGCGCTCAGCAGATGGCCGAAAAGATTGCCGAAGCGATTGATCTCAAAGGCATCTTAGGCGTTGAGATGTTTGTTGGGGCTGATGGTCAGCTCTATGTCAACGAACTGGCACCGCGGCCGCACAACTCTGGCCACTACACGATCGAGGCCTGCAACTTTTCGCAGTTTGCGGTTCACAATCGGGCAATCTGCAACTGGCCGCTGCCTAAGATCAAATTGATGAGTCCAGTCGTGATGGTCAATGTCTTGGGGCAGCACGTGGCCGGCACGCGGCGCTTGATTCATGAATATCCGCAATGGCATTTTCATGACTACGGCAAGGCTGAGAGCCGCCACAACCGCAAGATGGGGCATGTTACCATTTTGACTGATGATATTGAAGCAACGTTAAAGCAAATTAAAGATTCCCATGTTTGGGACG